In Carassius carassius chromosome 27, fCarCar2.1, whole genome shotgun sequence, the sequence cattggttttatttttagtgctaaaaaattatttttttttaattagcatatttttgtgttttgctttggtaccgaaattggtaccgagaaccgtggattttcactggtatcggtaccgaatactgaaattttggtaccgtgacaacactagatcCGTGTGATCGTTTTCATCTGTACatgaaacttttcaaaaacacaaaaggaaaatgtttttttagtacACTGTTTTCATGTAAACGTACCTGAAATGTGCCATTTTTGACAGTACCATAGTGTTTTAACAGAGAAAACATCTGTCAATTTTGTATTAGACAATATGCATGAAGAACCTCAACCATGAACATAAGTTCATTTCGTACATACTTCAGAGAGAACAAATCGAGGTTCAAATTGCATCATGAACCAGCTCGTACTTACACATTTAAATATGAGCCATAGTTAGTCATAACCCAACATTTCATGAGCATATCATATCCTAATCTTAAGAAAACTTGACTGTCCAGTTATCAGAGTTGTGGCTAGTTTCCTCTTTTAATCATTACAGTATCAGACTCTTAACATGACTTTGATTTAGGCTGATTTCATCACATAACTGTGCTCTATTCAGACGGAAGGATCCCGAAAGGCTGTCCCATTTCCAAATATGATCAATAAGTGCTGAGGCAGACATAATTAATGTTGCAGAAAGACTTTAAGCAGAAAGACTCTGAATGAATTCTATGCTATTGACCAGCAACTTTCATGATCAGTataaactaggggtgtaacggtacgtgtattcgtaccggaccgtttcagtacagggctttcggtacggtgcacgtgtgtaccgaatgaccgaatgcaatattttgtatgcggaatataggtacattttcgtgtttccaaacgaacatgttaagtggcggaagtctccgcattCGGCccaaatcccaccctgcagctgattctaaggctggtGACACCATAGACATGATGTCTATGGGTGatacactggctgcgtggcgtgagcgtgcgtttctgctgcgtgtcagttgcgtgacggctagtgctgcaacgacgcgtctacgtcatcgattacgtcgactacaaaaatacgtagACGTGCGTGAAATGTgtcgacgcgtcacactgtttacatctcgcgtaatggcatactgggaatggagaaatttgcattctatcacaaaaacagagaccactgttatcaaaagtatgggaacaCTTTAAatagaggccaaataaaatggccctttgttccctttgtAAAACcaatatggtgtaccacggcagcacagctgcgatgcacgagcacctcagaggaaacatcctggcgctctccggtgttacggtttaactggttaccgtgtgatctggtgaccaacttcctggttcaggtctctgctgcagatgtaatgtaacgaccgcagcagattcggcgattctaaaagcacaaactgatgtgatattattaagtgtctaataaacgcagacttgctcattgcatgattctgatattcttgtaaagtttacaagttattggtatgatcacccgtagcggctgaagtaaggataaaataaaaaataaagtaagtctgtgttggcgcgggtttagAACACGAGttaggggcgttcacatatcgtgcctaaaaacgtgtgtaaaacgctagtcgcgccgctttctctttctttccaaagcgctcgggcagttgcgcccctgggatgtctgccgttgctaagcaaccatgacgtgctctctccatgaagacgtggaaattccagcaaaggataaatgtatttgcagcactaaaagtgactaatcgaaaaaataatcgttagattagtcgacagaaaaaataatcgttagttgcagctctagtgacggctgcttcgcgttttctgtgcctttacacaccagaatcgtgcctgacgcggcgctggcgcgctgctcctgctgtaggtgacatagagggtggccgctgacagaccaggatcttgtcttcacaacaacaatatctatacttcatgttgaacataaatataaagcctactgataaaggacaccgtcaacagtattgacggcaaaatagactatgtttgacaggtgcaatatgccagtgtgtcaccggcctaatgttttcaaaaggcatcacgcgagtgtgaaccactacaactaggaaaaaaatgattgtaattcaaacgcagctcctgtcggcatttaaaaagacctttgctcttaattccgatcggtccaacgcaataacgaaatctgagcaggtctaaaaactgaaactgttgatgctgcattttacactttggaaaagttatatatatattttttaaatatgagcaggcctacaagctgggattggtaatgctgcactgtaatcatagttatttatttatatttttcattatattttattatatgatattggtttgagacagagtattttatttagtggagaactttgcagcagtattttacttcttattctttttttattttatatatattttattaaaaagtatttttaaaaagtgtaaacaaattgttaaaaaaaagtttatagtaataaacaacctgcagtttaatgtttgcatttctttcccttactgtaccgaaaatgaaccattTATTATAAACTTCcatttattaattacaataaGCCTAGTTACTTTTcatatgaagaaaaaaagtatCAAAAACTTTCAAATTCTGTCAATGTAATGTTTGTAAACAACTCAGTTTATGAGTGTTAATTATTACATCTAAAACAAACGGCAATTGCATTTAATAGTTTTGACTCTTGTTAAATTTAGCCTTTAATATGACAGTAATAAACCAACACACAGGTTCCCTGAACATTAGttaagtgtttgttttcttttagaaAAAGTTTCAATACTGTAGCAGACTAATATCCAAACGAATCCAATAAAGCAGGTGAATCGGAAtagaataatacaaataaaaataaaggtcaaGAAAGATATAAATACAGCCTAAAATGTTCAATAACAACTGATTTGActttgattcacaaacaaacaaaaattgttTTCGGTTTGTTTTGAGATGTGCAAACAAAAGAACTGTTTTTTAAACACATATTCCATTAAAATTGTCCATGGTGACATAGTTAACAACCAAAACACAATTTGTACTACAGTTATCCTACTGAAAAATCGTAAGACATTAATATAGGTAACGTTACTCTTCCAAACGGAGCCAGAATTttgtttaatatctttttttgtgaTGACAACAGTGGCAAGTGCCACTTCTACAGTAGTACATGTGGTAACTATTGTATTTTGGCAGAAAATATGGTAAATTTCGAAAGAAATTAGGTTGTTCATAAGTGACAAATTAACCTCCGTTTGcgcgagtatgtgtgtgtgtgtgtgtgtgtgtgtgtgtgtgtgtgtgtgtgtgtgtgtgtgtgacacacccCGATTCAAACTGGGGTGGAGGGCACATGAAACCCCCTCCAGACAAACACTAGTTATCCTGCATTGATCCACATCAACCACGAGAATAAACTTAATCCTGCAGATTAATACACACACGTACACGCCAGCCGCAAGCCTAGTTTATTATCATCAGAACCGAGGGTTGTTCACACAAAAGTCGTCCAACCACACGCAGCCAgcgcatgacacacacacacacacacacacacacacacacatatgaattcCTCCTAAACAGTCGCATCTTTAGTCCGTTAACAGCATGTCGCCGGTCAGAGCTGCTCTAGTCGCTATTAATCTCATCACAGGCgtgtttctgctgctgctgctgtagcctGTTAGCTAACATCCCGCTCATAACAGCACACTGCGCATCACAAGCAACTAAACAGCGTCAAACTCACCGCTTCACGATCCGTGCTCAACTCCAGCGCGGGCGGGGATGCTGCGACCGTTACTACGTGCAGCACGCGATCATCCAGCAAACtaatataaacaacataaaacaacagTCGCGCGCCTCTGATGTTCCATCAGGAGCGGCAAGTGTCCGTGAGTGAGCGTGAGACTGTTTGTCCGTTGATCCGACAAGGGGCGGGGCTACGTCCTCTGTCTGATCCTGCTGCAATGTTATTGGAGGATAGCGAATGAGGGGCGGGGCTACTGGCTCAATCTGATCCTATGATCTGATCCTGTtgcaaaagtgggcgtttatcaccttgtgggtgttttcaaactgctgggtgtttctagaTCATGCAATCTGAATGATCCCCCTaacccaaccccacccctaaacctaacgtcactatgacgtcaaccaatcaggtatcatggtgtaaaaacaccctgatctggtaactcccatttactttcctgcagagacctactATACTTGCTGTTATTAGAGAAGAGCTGATAAAGGGCGTGGTCTcagtctgctgctgctgctgcagtttCAGTGGAGGTGAAGAATGCCTGAGCATCGTATGTATTGCTTCTGGCAATCATATTGTTGAATTTAACGATGCCATTCTGAGGAAGAAATCTTTGGTAAATTTTGAAGCAATTGTATTTTTTCTTCTGCCCTCAGGAGTTTGTTGCCAAAAGTCTTTCGCAAGTTTGTTTCACTAAACTCGTTCTAAAGTCACGCTGTATGTTTCTGATTCACTGAGATGAATGAACTGGGAAGCAGACTACACTGATTGCACTGATTGCACTGTAtacataggcggaaatcgcgggggggtcgggggggtccggaccccccctatctgagggttgtccccctctaaaatataattgaaatatgtgtattgtaaataatataatgatatatagttaaactaattgtgtaagtagtaaaacaatacaaatgcaaacggagcaacaacaacaaaaaaagttttaaacatctcgagttctccctgttttgcctcacattgctttggtccactgcctgctctcattttcatctcatctcaccaccgacatacacacagtcttgaacgttagattagattagcgcgggtgcgcatttagattttcccgcgttcactatgatttagtcggtttacttcagttaatatagtcaatctaatataacatcacaataagagtgcagttgttctccagatattagcataacaaatgtgatttagatttgtataaaaattgaataaacaataagttaatattaagtgcattttaggcaccatattgcctgttttagctctatttcaccaacgaaaaaagttgaaaactaatctacagcacacaatgaggaggtgtttccttactgattgaatccactttttgaacaaatcagtcattgacgtaataaataattattttttgttttttcccctctttcacgtctatactgatctcactatacagttgtgtgaggatgtatgtctaagagtgtgtatgccttcattttgctaggcatggcaaatgtttttatatatgcatgttttaattataactgtgaagcaacaacattgctattaaatgtgctatacaaataaataaaagttgaagttaagttcaaattccattgtattttggtggcttgattttgtaaacaacttcaaaaacattgcaaaaaaaaatgttttgcagaatgttttggtcaatttagtcagctttttcattgaaccagaaagaaactttgagaagaaggataatggaacggtctccatgcaatagtaaggctttcctctctgtacacatatccttaagtacaatcttgcctgttttattggtgtccccttcaaaacttgctcgtgagaaatgttatgtttattgtcccccccaacatttagatgagattttcgcccctggctGTATATGCTTTTTATTCACGGGGAAAAACAGTGCATAAGAGTCATTTGGTCGAGAATCAGACCAAAGCCGGTCGTGCATGAACCTGTGCTGTTGattcacttaaagggatactctgccccaaaatgaaaattttgtcattaatcacttacccccatgtcattccaaatccaacccgtaaaagctttgttcgtctttggaacccAATTTAAGATATTTGGGATGAATACCAGgaagcttgtgactgtcccatagattgccaagtaaaatacactgtgaaGGTCCAGAAAATATGAAAAGCATCTTcaaaatactccatctgccattagtagttcaaccgtaacgttctgaagtatgacaaaattttcattttgtggcgaaatatccctttaaggaataaacattgttctttttttctttttttatgttaccCTACATCTGTATCTGCTTATATTCttgttgtatatttttttatggtttgctTCTATGTTTGTACTTTTACTGCCTTAAGGTTTTAATGTTTGTacagtttactgaaaaaaaatgttgattcGCTAAAAACAACGAGTTCATAAAAATAATTCGTTTGGGAACTAGACTCGCTGTTGTTTTTGATTTACTGAAAAGAACCGGTGCCCAAGAGTCATTCGTTCTGATTCAgaaatcagactacactggtgtgattttgattcactgaaaagaaccgGTTcctaagagtcatttgtttgtgaatcagactacaATGGTTGATGGTTTCCGATTAATTTGAAAGTACCGGCTCATAAGGGTTATTATTCGTTCGAGAATAAATTGTAAGGGTTATGAACAGTTAACAGAGCTGAGGGTCATAAAAAAACTATTTGGTTCCTGTATTTAAATGATACAAACCAAATCCCAAAAATAGCAGCAACTGACCTCAAATTCACACTAGGACAGAGGTAACCATCAGATCATCTGGCACTATAGACATGTGTGACTTATGAAAACCATAtcaaaatatctatctatctatctatctatatttatatGTTTGTCTTAAACAGAGTcaagaagaggaaaaaataaatttttttatatacagttagTCGTTTACGTTCAGCAAACCTAAGTGAATGAAGTAAAAGTCTGtctcaattaataaataaatgttcaccaCAATTTGTTGACCATAGTAAGAAGTTCGCCAGAAAGCCTCAAATGTATGTGCGGATTCAATTGAACTTGAGTATGCTTCCATCTAGTGGTCATTTTACACACAGCACCTGCAAAATTTTAAAAGGATTCGATCCTAATTCAAACCACTAACAggtaatatgtatttaataaactTATTTGCTAACTCTCTCATTCTAAGTTATCTTTAACAGATTCAGTAGATAAATAATCACAGTtagcctataataaaaaaaagtgtcacagaatcatttaataaaataatttctgcagtgTTTTTATCAGTTATGTCAAAACAGGAGTTTGGGGGAAGGTGAACATGATATCTCACTCCTCAAATTTCAGTTGGCGTTCTTTCTGCTGTCCGTGGAGTTCTCTGGCCCTGTTCTTCAGCTCCTCTACTTTCTGATCATCCTTGTCCGTCCCATCACCCAGTTTGTACATGTGACTTGCATTGGCTCAGCCCATACGTGTCCCAGCTCGCAGGCTCGCAGTGGCATGTTTTTGTCCAGCCCTGGATATCCCTGGATTTAAAGAGCACTCAGGTTAAAACAGCTGGGGCGAAGCCTCCCTCACAAGCCTTCTCGTAGTACTACTGAGCCACCTTCACATCAGCTCCCCGCTCCATTGCTCGGCCATCATGGGCAAGCAGAGCAATGTTGTGACAAGCATCCACTGACTTCTTTCCTTTGCTGTTACATGTCTTCATAAAACAGGAGTATGCAGCCTCCGTCACACCACCAAATGTCAAAAGAAGCAGTCAGTTGCTGAAATACAATATATCTGCAAAAGCAATTTTTTACGTTTTTCATAaatcatggttttttttttatgctagcgtgtttttattgtgttagttagcTAGTATTTTGACTGACTTTAACTAGAATGCCCaatgaaaaaaacataacttttgaaaattgttaaaaactgagttatctgtttttgcaaaggaactcttcatatttacaatatatttataacatataatacatttacaaatatttattaatatatatttaaaatataaatactctCAAATTCagctataatatatatttagtttacaGTAATTTTggaatgttaattattattatttttttttctgtagcaaATAATTTTTAGTTTCTCACtgcatacatatttttatttctattatatttgAGCATCACTTATAacagcatttcataaaaatacaatacatataataatatataatatcaaatgtatgcattttatattacacatacatacatatagatatacatatattttaagattatgtttttattgttttgtgtgcTTTCTGTGACTTttccattatatttaaaattttacagcATGTCTTCTATAGTTAAcagatacatacataaataaataaataacattccaAAATGTAACTAGGATTTATAGATATGgcaattaaaacataaattaaaatcaTAGTAATTTACTACAacgaatattaatttaaaattaatattaattaaattttggACTTCATCCTATgtttgtcaaaataaataaataaattcttgatCATTTGAAATTCTAAGAAATTATAATTAAGATATAGAAAGTTATTTGATCCCATTAGGATCaagtcaaaataataacaaaatgtcAATAAtatgatttttgtgatttttgcagtgaagaaacaaactttaaagatattaatacactttaattaagtaataataagtatttattaaatattagtaaTTGTGTGCCTGCATATCAATCAGTCCAATCCATATACAGTCCAATATGAAATATGTTAATAATGACACAATTATGCATTTAGAAATATACAAATTCAACTACAATTTTGACTCTAAACAAGCTTTTATGATCTGCATGATCCGGCTTGACCTTTGCCGGTGACATGGTAAGCGCCGAGCTTATAGCAGCTCTCTCCATGGCCATTCACCTCGCAGTTGTGCTTGAGAACCTGAGCTGTGGACTCATAGTTCTTCTTCACACCCTCCAGATAATCTGTCCACCTCTGCCAGCCTGTGACAACAAACACAAGACACACGGATGAAGGCGGTCACGCCGCTGTTCAGCACCGCGCGAGAGGGACAGCGCTCCCCGACCTTCAGGATCCTTCTCCCGGTCACACTGATAACtgatatcttttattattattatttttaatttatctttttgaGAATGTATTTGTGTTAAAGCTTTTTgatctctttgaaaaaaaaaaagaattgttagAATATGTAGGCTATAAATTATTTTAACgttatttttattcatcacaaTTCAGTAGGCTTTATCTTTGTTAATCATACACAGTTCATACACAAATAGATTTGTTCGTGTTGTTTggcatgaattaaaaataaaataaaatgatgggTATTTTTTTATAGTGTAGTTCACAATGCCTATTTTAGGGGAAATCGTGGCCTAGTgcttagagagtttgattccttaccctagggttgtgggttcaaatctcaggccggcaatatcacgacttaggtgcacttgagcaaggcactgaaccccaaactgctgtgtgtgtgtgtgtgtgtgtgtgtgtgtgtgcgtgcgttcgTGCGCGTTCGTGCGCGTTCGTGCGTGTGCGtgcacactttggatgggttaaatccagagcacgaattctgagtatgggtcaccatatttttCTGAATGTCATTTCACTTTAGATTTCCgtaaaatataatgtatgtataccaaataatacaattaaattatgaataaataaaatgacatttacaatGAAATGTCTATCTCTGCCAGAATCTTGGTGTCTTGGATAGATATATCACAAATGATCTAGGACCTAATTATTTTAACTAGACAATACTACATTTACAGTGTGAACAGCACAAAATATAACCTTTAAATACTGTATTTTGCCGAATACCGAGTAACAGAAAATATATAGTACTAATTGTACTAATGCACTGTAATACATATATAAAGTTTATCTTTCGGAGGTCTTGCCCAATTATCTTACTTTGCCTGAATTCAGAAAATCGTCATTTGTTTTTAtgtcagaaatattaaaatatttagaaatgtaaatgtgtgtatatgtagaTTTTTAGAATTGTATAACGTATAACATAACATTTATGGATATAAAATGTACTTACAAAAATGAAGCCTTTAGGAAACAAAACTGTATtattgttatcttttttttttttttttgatgtgcaAGACATTGATAATTGCACTGAATAACAAAAACTTTGATTCTTGGAATCTTCTTGGAAGATGAAATAGTTTGAACATACTGTTGAGCCTCTTTtccaaaaacaatatataaaggaTTTTGACGATTGAATTTACTACGGTGAATGTTAAATTTTGCAAGAAGTAATAataggttaataataaaatattccttaattttatcttttggtatattaaagaagccaaacagtacatccttaaaaagcagagagaaaccaTGGAGCACACTGCGATTGATAACACTACAGAATTCAATCCAAAATTGCTGTGTGTGAGGACGATCccaaaatatatgtatatctgtttcattagggtcaccacaaaaacaacagcttgtatctatgtctgatttaaatcttttcaaaaacactttagttgggtaaaatctgtgtaatAATTTGAATGAGATCTCTCTAACCTTGTTTGTTATTATGTATTTCGAAGACAGATTCCATACTTTTTTCCAATCAATGTGATCAACCACATTCCtccaataaaacacaatataaggAGTTGTTACAAGGTCCTTTTGAAAAAGTGATCTAATCTTAAAGTTACTTGATGAAGAAGGTGACAGAAAACATAgttttcctactgggatttcaaatgggtctaaagaaatagataaagtgctggatgatctaatAGAGTCCCTTAAAAACAGCTCCTTTAGGAATACTGTAGCATCCATGACAATGGAAaattctttgggagttactggaaaattacatttacataaaaattctTCGTAACTTAAAAGAAGACCTTCTGAGTTAAATAACTGGGAAACAATCAGAATGTTTTTCTCAAACCAACTACtaaaaaacaaagattttctcTTATATAAAATGTCTTGATTGTTCCAAATGAAGTACTGTTGAGGGGAGAAATTGTGCTTAAAGATTaatgaccatgcaagtaatgcctgtttgtgaaatttagataaattgtaagggattctagcaatattataattacagatcaataggaaagggagaccacctaatttggaaaaATAGTAATTGGGGATAAAATTCCAGATTGAGTTTGGGTTACACAAAAactgtctaatccaattaattttgaaagtgttgttcaaagaagagaaatcaaggaaattcAACCAACCATGCTCATACGTGTTCATTAATACAGACTTCTTAATATAATGGATTTTGTTTTTCCAAACAAAATTAAACAGGATTTTATCAACTGATTTACAAATTTTGTTGTCCACATATAGAGAGAGTGCAGAGTATGTAAGCCTGGAGATGCCCTCCGCCTTAGCAAGCAGTATTCTGCCTCTCAAGCTCAAGTCTCTCTGCAACCATGCATTGAATCTTCTTTGGGCTTTTATTATAACCGGATCAAAATTCAATGTACATCTTTTATCTTGATTTTTAGTtatcataatgcctaaatatgtAATCTCAGATTTAACTGGAATATTATAAATAGTGAGTGCTGTACAATCTTTAATAGACATTAATTCACATTTACTTATGTTTAGATTAAGACCTGAAGCTTCAGAgaacattatataattaatggCTATAGGGATTTGGGaagcatctctcaaaaataagatGGTGTCATCTGCTAATTGacttataaatatttcttgatCTGCTACACGGATACCCTGAGTACCACTTTCACATACAAAAGTTGACAGTAGCTGCACacaaagaagaaataaataggGAGAAAGGGGACAACCTTGTCTCACTCTGGATAAACTAAACCTTGGTGAAGTGCCATTCTTTAATTTAATCGAAGCACTTCCATTATTGTAAAGGGTTTTAATTACTCTGCAAAACTTATCCCCAAAACCAAATTTAcctaatgaattaataataaattggtGCTCTAAAGAATCAAAAGCCTTATAGAAATCTAAGAAAAGAATGAAGCTGTCCTCCTGAATCAAGTCTGAATAATCTAATAAATCAAGAATCAACCTTATATTGTTAACAATGTGTCTTTTGTTCAAGAAACCAAGTATTATTGTTCTCATCATGCAGAAGCTGCTCTTCCGAAGCCCCGCCCACAGCCCCGCCTCTCCTCTGACGCGAATCCGTTTCCCGTGTGACGGCCTTGTTTACGTTACCTGTCAAGACGTCGTTACGTCTATGGTTACCGCTTCCTCCTGACATAAAAAAACGTTAAAGTGGCGGACGGCACGTAATGACCGGAGCACGTACGAACTCTCCGGCAGAAGAAGAAATTCTTTAAACAACAAAGCAAACGACGAACAGAGGTTACAGTGGATTTAAAGCTGCCAGTGCTCTTTTAAAAAACCGACGGTTAGGATCTTCAAATGTTTGAAGACAGATGTTTGACGGCTAACGGCTAAGAAGCTAAGAGCATTTCAATCGGATTTTATTTGATCTCCACCTCAACCATTAAACGCTAAATAC encodes:
- the LOC132107368 gene encoding LOW QUALITY PROTEIN: cytochrome c oxidase assembly factor 7 (The sequence of the model RefSeq protein was modified relative to this genomic sequence to represent the inferred CDS: inserted 2 bases in 2 codons; substituted 2 bases at 2 genomic stop codons), with protein sequence MNTYEHDISYQCDREKDPEGWQRWTDYLEGVKKNYESTAQVLKHNCEVNGHGESCYKLGAYHVTGKGQAGSCREAAYSCFMKTCNSKGKKSVDACHNIALLAHDGRAMERGADVKVAQXYYEKACEGGFXPSCFNLSALXIQGYPGLDKNMPLRACELGHVWAXANASHMYKLGDGTDKDDQKVEELKNRARELHGQQKERQLKFEE